From a region of the Babylonia areolata isolate BAREFJ2019XMU chromosome 21, ASM4173473v1, whole genome shotgun sequence genome:
- the LOC143295692 gene encoding calmodulin-like has product MYTTSLALTEEQIAEFKEAFSLFDKDGDGTITTKELGTVMRSLGQNPTEAELQDMINEVDADGNGTIDFPEFLTMMARKMKESDSDEELREAFRVFDKDGNGFISASELRHVMTNLGEKLTDEEVDEMIREADIDGDGQVNYEEFVKMMTSK; this is encoded by the exons ATGTACACTACCTCTTTG GCGCTCACAGAAGAACAGATCGCAG AGTTCAAAGAGGCCTTCTCTCTGTTCGACAAGGATGGAGatggcaccatcaccaccaaagaaTTGGGCACTGTGATGAGGTCACTAGGGCAGAACCCCACAGAGGCAGAGCTTCAGGACATGATCAACGAGGTGGATGCTGATG GGAACGGCACCATCGACTTCCCGGAGTTCCTGACCATGATGGCCCGCAAGATGAAGGAGTCCGACTCTGACGAGGAGCTGCGGGAGGCCTTCAGGGTCTTCGACAAGGACGGCAACGGCTTCATCTCGGCCTCCGAGCTGCGGCACGTGATGACCAACCTGGGCGAGAAGCTGACGGACGAAGAGGTGGACGAGATGATCCGGGAGGCTGACATTGACGGTGACGGTCAGGTCAACTATGAag AGTTCGTGAAAATGATGACAAGTAAATGA